From the genome of Cynocephalus volans isolate mCynVol1 chromosome 14, mCynVol1.pri, whole genome shotgun sequence, one region includes:
- the MSH6 gene encoding DNA mismatch repair protein Msh6 isoform X1, with protein sequence MSRQSTLYSFFPKSPALNNANKAPARGSSEDGAAVTRASPSPSGDASRSQAVPGPRPLAGSGSLPEAKNLNGGLRRSAAPAAPSSSCDFSPGDLVWAKMEGYPWWPCLVYNHPFDGTFIREKGKSVRVHVQFFDDSPTRGWVSKRLLKPYTGSKSKEAQKGGHFYSAKPEILRAMQRADEALNKDKIKRLELAVCDEPSEAEEEEEMEVGATYASDKSEEDNEIESEEEVQPKVQGSRRSSRQIKKRRVISDSESDIGGSDVEFKPDAKEDGSSDEISSGVGDSESEGLDSPVKVARKRKRMVTGNGSLKKKSSRKEMSSATKRATGILSETKSTLSAFSAPQNSESQANVSGGGDDSSRPAVWYHETLEWLKKEKRRDEHRRRPDHPDFDASTLYVPEDFLNSCTPGMRKWWQIKSQNFDLVIFYKVGKFYELYHMDALIGVNELGLVFMKGNWAHSGFPEIAFGRYSDSLVQKGYKVARVEQTETPEMMEARCRKMAHISKHDRVVRREICRIITKGTQTYSVLEGDPSENYSRYLLSLKEKEEDSSGHTHVYGVCFVDTSLGKFYVGQFSDDRHCSRFRTLVAHYPPVQVLFEKGNLSTETKTILKGSLSCSLQEGLIPGSQFWDAAKTLRTLLEEGYFMEKLNEDSGVMLPQVLKEMTSESDSIGLTPGEKSELALSALGGCVFYLKKCLIDQELLSMANFEEYIPLDSDMVSTTRPGAVFTKANQRMVLDAVTLNNLEIFLNSTNGSTEGTLLERIDTCYTPFGKRLLKQWLCAPLCSPYAINDRLDAIEDLMVVPDKISEVVDLLKKLPDLERLLSKIHNVGSPLKSQNHPDSRAVMYEETTYSKKKIIDFLSALEGFKVMCKIIEIMEEVIDDFKSKILRQIVTLQTKNPEGHFPDLTTELNRWDTAFDHEKARKTGLITPKAGFDSDYDQALADIRENEQSLLEYLETQRNRIGCRTIVYWGIGRNRYQLEIPENFTTRNLPEEYELKSTKKGCKRYWTKTIEKKLANLINAEERRDVSLKDCMRRLFYNFDKNYKDWQSAVECMAVLDVLLCLTNYSRGGDGPMCRPVILLPGEDTLPFLELKGSRHPCITKTFFGDDFIPNDILIGCEEEEEETSKAYCVLVTGPNMGGKSTLMRQAGLLAVMAQMGCYVPAEGCRLTPIDRVFTRLGASDRIMTGESTFFVELSETASILMHATAHSLVLVDELGRGTATFDGTAIANAVVKELAETIKCRTLFSTHYHSLVEDYSQNVAVRLGHMACMVENECEDPSQETITFLYKFIKGACPKSYGFNAARLANLPEEVIQKGHRKAREFEKMNQSLRLFREVCLASERSTVGAEAVHKLLTLIKEL encoded by the exons ATGTCGCGGCAGAGCACCCTCTACAGCTTCTTCCCCAAGTCTCCGGCGCTGAATAATGCCAACAAGGCTCCGGCCAGGGGCTCAAGCGAAGACGGCGCCGCCGTCACCAgggcctccccttcccccagcggGGATGCGTCCCGGAGCCAGGCCGTGCCTGGGCCCAGGCCCCTGGCGGGCTCCGGGTCGCTGCCCGAGGCGAAGAACCTGAACGGAGGGCTGCGGAGATCGGCAGCGCCTGCGGCCCCTTCCAG CTCTTGTGACTTCTCACCAGGTGATTTGGTTTGGGCCAAGATGGAGGGTTACCCCTGGTGGCCTTGCCTGGTTTACAACCACCCCTTTGATGGAACATTCATCCGTGAGAAAGGGAAATCAGTCCGCGTTCATGTACAGTTTTTTGATGACAGCCCAACAAGGGGCTGGGTTAGCAAAAGGCTGTTAAAGCCATATACAG GTTCAAAATCGAAGGAAGCCCAGAAGGGAGGTCATTTTTACAGTGCAAAGCCTGAAATACTCAGAGCAATGCAACGTGCAGATGAAGCCTTGAATAAAGACAAGATTAAGAGGCTTGAATTGGCAGTGTGTGATGAGCCATCAGAggcagaagaagaggaagagatggag GTAGGTGCAACTTACGCATCAGATAAGAGTGAAGAAGATAATGAAATTGAGAGCGAAGAGGAGGTACAACCTAAGGTGCAAGGATCTAGGCGAAGTAGCCGCCAAATAAAAAAACGAAGAGTGATATCAGACTCTGAGAGTGACATTGGTGGCTCTGATGTGGAGTTCAAGCCAGATGCTAAGGAGGACGGAAGCAGTGATGAGATAAGCAGCGGAGTGGGGGATAGTGAGAGTGAAGGACTGGACAGCCCTGTCAAAGTTGCTCGAAAGCGGAAGAGAATGGTGACTGGAAATGGctctcttaaaaagaaaagttcaagGAAGGAAATGTCCTCAGCCACCAAACGAGCAACTGGCATTTTGTCAGAAACCAAGAGTACTTTGAGTGCTTTTTCTGCCCCTCAAAATTCTGAATCCCAAGCAAACGTTAGTGGAGGAGGTGATGACAGTAGTCGCCCCGCTGTCTGGTATCATGAAACTTTGGAATggcttaaaaaggaaaagagacgAGATGAACACCGGAGGCGGCCTGATCACCCAGATTTTGATGCATCCACACTGTATGTGCCTGAAGATTTCCTTAATTCTTGTACTCCTGGGATGAGGAAGTGGTGGCAGATTAAGTCTCAGAACTTTGATCTTGTCATCTTTTATAAGGTAGGGAAGTTCTATGAACTCTACCACATGGATGCTCTTATTGGAGTCAATGAACTGGGGCTGGTATTCATGAAAGGCAACTGGGCCCATTCTGGTTTTCCTGAAATTGCATTTGGCCGATATTCAGATTCCCTGGTACAGAAGGGCTACAAAGTAGCACGAGTGGAACAGACTGAGACCCCGGAAATGATGGAGGCACGATGCCGAAAGATGGCACATATATCTAAGCATGATAGAGTGGTGAGGAGGGAGATATGTAGGATTATTACCAAGGGTACACAGACCTACAGTGTGCTGGAAGGTGACCCCTCTGAGAACTACAGTAGGTATCTTCTTAGcctcaaagaaaaagaggaagattcTTCTGGCCACACTCATGTGTATGGTGTGTGCTTTGTTGATACTTCACTGGGAAAGTTTTACGTAGGTCAGTTTTCAGATGATCGCCATTGTTCCAGATTTAGGACTCTAGTGGCACACTATCCTCCGGTACAAGTCTTGTTTGAGAAAGGAAATCTCTCAACGGAAACAAAGACAATTCTGAAGGGTTCATTATCCTGTTCTCTTCAGGAAGGTCTGATACCAGGCTCCCAATTTTGGGATGCAGCCAAAACTTTGAGAACACTCCTTGAAGAAGGATATTTTATGGAAAAGCTGAATGAGGACAGTGGGGTGATGTTACCCCAGGTGCTTAAAGAGATGACCTCAGAGTCCGATTCCATTGGGTTGACACCAGGAGAGAAGAGTGAACTGGCCCTCTCTGCTCTAGGTGGTTGTGTTTTTTACCTCAAAAAATGCCTTATTGATCAAGAGCTTTTATCAATGGCTAATTTTGAAGAATATATTCCCTTGGATTCTGACATGGTCAGTACTACAAGACCTGGTGCTGTCTTCACTAAAGCCAATCAGCGAATGGTGCTAGATGCAGTGACATTAAACAACTTGGAGATTTTTCTGAATAGCACAAATGGCTCTACTGAAGGGACCCTGCTAGAGAGGATTGATACTTGCTATACTCCCTTTGGTAAACGGCTCCTAAAGCAATGGCTTTGTGCGCCACTCTGTAGCCCTTACGCTATCAATGATCGTCTAGATGCCATAGAAGACCTCATGGTTGTGCCTGACAAAATCTCTGAAGTTGTAGACCTTCTAAAGAAACTTCCAGATCTTGAGAGGCTACTGAGTAAAATTCATAATGTTGGGTCTCCCCTGaagagccagaaccacccagatAGCAGAGCTGTAATGTATGAGGAAACTACATACAGCAAAAAAAAgattattgattttctttctgctCTGGAAGGATTCAAAGTAATGTGCAAAATTATAGAGATTATGGAAGAAGTCATTGATGATTTTAAGTCTAAAATCCTTAGGCAGATCGTTACACTGCAGACAAAAAATCCTGAAGGCCATTTTCCTGATTTGACTACAGAACTGAACCGATGGGATACAGCCTTTGACCATGAAAAGGCTCGAAAGACTGGACTGATTACTCCCAAAGCAGGATTTGACTCTGATTATGACCAAGCTCTTGCTGACATAAGAGAAAATGAGCAGAGCCTCCTGGAATACTTAGAGACACAGCGCAATCGAATTGGCTGTAGGACCATAGTCTATTGGGGAATTGGCAGGAACCGTTACCAGTTGGAAATTCCAGAGAATTTCACCACCCGTAATTTGCCAGAAGAGTATGAGTTGAAATCAACCAAGAAGGGCTGTAAACGATATTGGACCAAAACTATTGAGAAGAAGTTGGCTAATCTGATAAATGCTGAAGAACGGAGAGATGTATCATTGAAGGACTGCATGCGGCGACTGTTCTATAACTTTGATAAAAATTACAAGGACTGGCAGTCTGCAGTAGAGTGTATGGCAGTGTTGG ATGTCTTATTGTGCCTGACTAACTATAGTCGAGGGGGTGACGGTCCTATGTGTCGCCCAGTAATTCTGTTGCCAGGAGAAGATACTCTCCCCTTCTTAGAGCTTAAAGGATCACGCCATCCCTGCATTACAAAGACCTTTTTTGGAGATGATTTTATTCCTAATGACATTCTAATAGGCtgtgaggaagaagaggaagaaactagCAAAGCCTATTGTGTGCTCGTTACTGGACCGAATATGGGGGGCAAGTCTACACTCATGAGACAG GCTGGTCTATTAGCTGTAATGGCCCAGATGGGTTGTTATGTACCTGCTGAAGGGTGTAGGCTGACGCCCATTGACAGAGTGTTTACTAGACTCGGTGCCTCTGATAGAATAATGACAg gtgaaagTACATTCTTTGTTGAACTGAGTGAAACTGCCAGCATACTTATGCATGCAACAGCACATTCACTGGTACTTGTTGATGAATTAG GAAGAGGTACTGCAACATTTGATGGGACAGCAATAGCAAATGCAGTTGTTAAAGAACTTGCTGAGACTATAAAGTGTCGTACGTTGTTTTCTACCCATTACCATTCATTAGTAGAAGATTATTCTCAAAATGTTGCTGTGCGCCTAGGACATATG GCATGCATGGTAGAAAATGAATGTGAAGACCCCAGCCAGGAGACTATTACCTTCCTCTATAAATTCATTAAGGGAGCTTGTCCTAAGAGCTATGGCTTTAATGCAGCAAGGCTTGCTAATCTTCCAGAGGAAGTTATTCAGAAGGGACATAGAAAAGCAAGAGAATTTGAGAAGATGAATCAGTCACTACGATTATTTCG ggaaGTTTGCCTGGCTAGTGAAAGGTCGACTGTAGGTGCTGAAGCTGTCCATAAGTTGCTGACTTTGATTAAGGAATTATAG
- the MSH6 gene encoding DNA mismatch repair protein Msh6 isoform X2: protein MSRQSTLYSFFPKSPALNNANKAPARGSSEDGAAVTRASPSPSGDASRSQAVPGPRPLAGSGSLPEAKNLNGGLRRSAAPAAPSSSCDFSPGDLVWAKMEGYPWWPCLVYNHPFDGTFIREKGKSVRVHVQFFDDSPTRGWVSKRLLKPYTGSKSKEAQKGGHFYSAKPEILRAMQRADEALNKDKIKRLELAVCDEPSEAEEEEEMEVGATYASDKSEEDNEIESEEEVQPKVQGSRRSSRQIKKRRVISDSESDIGGSDVEFKPDAKEDGSSDEISSGVGDSESEGLDSPVKVARKRKRMVTGNGSLKKKSSRKEMSSATKRATGILSETKSTLSAFSAPQNSESQANVSGGGDDSSRPAVWYHETLEWLKKEKRRDEHRRRPDHPDFDASTLYVPEDFLNSCTPGMRKWWQIKSQNFDLVIFYKVGKFYELYHMDALIGVNELGLVFMKGNWAHSGFPEIAFGRYSDSLVQKGYKVARVEQTETPEMMEARCRKMAHISKHDRVVRREICRIITKGTQTYSVLEGDPSENYSRYLLSLKEKEEDSSGHTHVYGVCFVDTSLGKFYVGQFSDDRHCSRFRTLVAHYPPVQVLFEKGNLSTETKTILKGSLSCSLQEGLIPGSQFWDAAKTLRTLLEEGYFMEKLNEDSGVMLPQVLKEMTSESDSIGLTPGEKSELALSALGGCVFYLKKCLIDQELLSMANFEEYIPLDSDMVSTTRPGAVFTKANQRMVLDAVTLNNLEIFLNSTNGSTEGTLLERIDTCYTPFGKRLLKQWLCAPLCSPYAINDRLDAIEDLMVVPDKISEVVDLLKKLPDLERLLSKIHNVGSPLKSQNHPDSRAVMYEETTYSKKKIIDFLSALEGFKVMCKIIEIMEEVIDDFKSKILRQIVTLQTKNPEGHFPDLTTELNRWDTAFDHEKARKTGLITPKAGFDSDYDQALADIRENEQSLLEYLETQRNRIGCRTIVYWGIGRNRYQLEIPENFTTRNLPEEYELKSTKKGCKRYWTKTIEKKLANLINAEERRDVSLKDCMRRLFYNFDKNYKDWQSAVECMAVLDVLLCLTNYSRGGDGPMCRPVILLPGEDTLPFLELKGSRHPCITKTFFGDDFIPNDILIGCEEEEEETSKAYCVLVTGPNMGGKSTLMRQAGLLAVMAQMGCYVPAEGCRLTPIDRVFTRLGASDRIMTGESTFFVELSETASILMHATAHSLVLVDELGRGTATFDGTAIANAVVKELAETIKCRTLFSTHYHSLVEDYSQNVAVRLGHMKMNVKTPARRLLPSSINSLRELVLRAMALMQQGLLIFQRKLFRRDIEKQENLRR, encoded by the exons ATGTCGCGGCAGAGCACCCTCTACAGCTTCTTCCCCAAGTCTCCGGCGCTGAATAATGCCAACAAGGCTCCGGCCAGGGGCTCAAGCGAAGACGGCGCCGCCGTCACCAgggcctccccttcccccagcggGGATGCGTCCCGGAGCCAGGCCGTGCCTGGGCCCAGGCCCCTGGCGGGCTCCGGGTCGCTGCCCGAGGCGAAGAACCTGAACGGAGGGCTGCGGAGATCGGCAGCGCCTGCGGCCCCTTCCAG CTCTTGTGACTTCTCACCAGGTGATTTGGTTTGGGCCAAGATGGAGGGTTACCCCTGGTGGCCTTGCCTGGTTTACAACCACCCCTTTGATGGAACATTCATCCGTGAGAAAGGGAAATCAGTCCGCGTTCATGTACAGTTTTTTGATGACAGCCCAACAAGGGGCTGGGTTAGCAAAAGGCTGTTAAAGCCATATACAG GTTCAAAATCGAAGGAAGCCCAGAAGGGAGGTCATTTTTACAGTGCAAAGCCTGAAATACTCAGAGCAATGCAACGTGCAGATGAAGCCTTGAATAAAGACAAGATTAAGAGGCTTGAATTGGCAGTGTGTGATGAGCCATCAGAggcagaagaagaggaagagatggag GTAGGTGCAACTTACGCATCAGATAAGAGTGAAGAAGATAATGAAATTGAGAGCGAAGAGGAGGTACAACCTAAGGTGCAAGGATCTAGGCGAAGTAGCCGCCAAATAAAAAAACGAAGAGTGATATCAGACTCTGAGAGTGACATTGGTGGCTCTGATGTGGAGTTCAAGCCAGATGCTAAGGAGGACGGAAGCAGTGATGAGATAAGCAGCGGAGTGGGGGATAGTGAGAGTGAAGGACTGGACAGCCCTGTCAAAGTTGCTCGAAAGCGGAAGAGAATGGTGACTGGAAATGGctctcttaaaaagaaaagttcaagGAAGGAAATGTCCTCAGCCACCAAACGAGCAACTGGCATTTTGTCAGAAACCAAGAGTACTTTGAGTGCTTTTTCTGCCCCTCAAAATTCTGAATCCCAAGCAAACGTTAGTGGAGGAGGTGATGACAGTAGTCGCCCCGCTGTCTGGTATCATGAAACTTTGGAATggcttaaaaaggaaaagagacgAGATGAACACCGGAGGCGGCCTGATCACCCAGATTTTGATGCATCCACACTGTATGTGCCTGAAGATTTCCTTAATTCTTGTACTCCTGGGATGAGGAAGTGGTGGCAGATTAAGTCTCAGAACTTTGATCTTGTCATCTTTTATAAGGTAGGGAAGTTCTATGAACTCTACCACATGGATGCTCTTATTGGAGTCAATGAACTGGGGCTGGTATTCATGAAAGGCAACTGGGCCCATTCTGGTTTTCCTGAAATTGCATTTGGCCGATATTCAGATTCCCTGGTACAGAAGGGCTACAAAGTAGCACGAGTGGAACAGACTGAGACCCCGGAAATGATGGAGGCACGATGCCGAAAGATGGCACATATATCTAAGCATGATAGAGTGGTGAGGAGGGAGATATGTAGGATTATTACCAAGGGTACACAGACCTACAGTGTGCTGGAAGGTGACCCCTCTGAGAACTACAGTAGGTATCTTCTTAGcctcaaagaaaaagaggaagattcTTCTGGCCACACTCATGTGTATGGTGTGTGCTTTGTTGATACTTCACTGGGAAAGTTTTACGTAGGTCAGTTTTCAGATGATCGCCATTGTTCCAGATTTAGGACTCTAGTGGCACACTATCCTCCGGTACAAGTCTTGTTTGAGAAAGGAAATCTCTCAACGGAAACAAAGACAATTCTGAAGGGTTCATTATCCTGTTCTCTTCAGGAAGGTCTGATACCAGGCTCCCAATTTTGGGATGCAGCCAAAACTTTGAGAACACTCCTTGAAGAAGGATATTTTATGGAAAAGCTGAATGAGGACAGTGGGGTGATGTTACCCCAGGTGCTTAAAGAGATGACCTCAGAGTCCGATTCCATTGGGTTGACACCAGGAGAGAAGAGTGAACTGGCCCTCTCTGCTCTAGGTGGTTGTGTTTTTTACCTCAAAAAATGCCTTATTGATCAAGAGCTTTTATCAATGGCTAATTTTGAAGAATATATTCCCTTGGATTCTGACATGGTCAGTACTACAAGACCTGGTGCTGTCTTCACTAAAGCCAATCAGCGAATGGTGCTAGATGCAGTGACATTAAACAACTTGGAGATTTTTCTGAATAGCACAAATGGCTCTACTGAAGGGACCCTGCTAGAGAGGATTGATACTTGCTATACTCCCTTTGGTAAACGGCTCCTAAAGCAATGGCTTTGTGCGCCACTCTGTAGCCCTTACGCTATCAATGATCGTCTAGATGCCATAGAAGACCTCATGGTTGTGCCTGACAAAATCTCTGAAGTTGTAGACCTTCTAAAGAAACTTCCAGATCTTGAGAGGCTACTGAGTAAAATTCATAATGTTGGGTCTCCCCTGaagagccagaaccacccagatAGCAGAGCTGTAATGTATGAGGAAACTACATACAGCAAAAAAAAgattattgattttctttctgctCTGGAAGGATTCAAAGTAATGTGCAAAATTATAGAGATTATGGAAGAAGTCATTGATGATTTTAAGTCTAAAATCCTTAGGCAGATCGTTACACTGCAGACAAAAAATCCTGAAGGCCATTTTCCTGATTTGACTACAGAACTGAACCGATGGGATACAGCCTTTGACCATGAAAAGGCTCGAAAGACTGGACTGATTACTCCCAAAGCAGGATTTGACTCTGATTATGACCAAGCTCTTGCTGACATAAGAGAAAATGAGCAGAGCCTCCTGGAATACTTAGAGACACAGCGCAATCGAATTGGCTGTAGGACCATAGTCTATTGGGGAATTGGCAGGAACCGTTACCAGTTGGAAATTCCAGAGAATTTCACCACCCGTAATTTGCCAGAAGAGTATGAGTTGAAATCAACCAAGAAGGGCTGTAAACGATATTGGACCAAAACTATTGAGAAGAAGTTGGCTAATCTGATAAATGCTGAAGAACGGAGAGATGTATCATTGAAGGACTGCATGCGGCGACTGTTCTATAACTTTGATAAAAATTACAAGGACTGGCAGTCTGCAGTAGAGTGTATGGCAGTGTTGG ATGTCTTATTGTGCCTGACTAACTATAGTCGAGGGGGTGACGGTCCTATGTGTCGCCCAGTAATTCTGTTGCCAGGAGAAGATACTCTCCCCTTCTTAGAGCTTAAAGGATCACGCCATCCCTGCATTACAAAGACCTTTTTTGGAGATGATTTTATTCCTAATGACATTCTAATAGGCtgtgaggaagaagaggaagaaactagCAAAGCCTATTGTGTGCTCGTTACTGGACCGAATATGGGGGGCAAGTCTACACTCATGAGACAG GCTGGTCTATTAGCTGTAATGGCCCAGATGGGTTGTTATGTACCTGCTGAAGGGTGTAGGCTGACGCCCATTGACAGAGTGTTTACTAGACTCGGTGCCTCTGATAGAATAATGACAg gtgaaagTACATTCTTTGTTGAACTGAGTGAAACTGCCAGCATACTTATGCATGCAACAGCACATTCACTGGTACTTGTTGATGAATTAG GAAGAGGTACTGCAACATTTGATGGGACAGCAATAGCAAATGCAGTTGTTAAAGAACTTGCTGAGACTATAAAGTGTCGTACGTTGTTTTCTACCCATTACCATTCATTAGTAGAAGATTATTCTCAAAATGTTGCTGTGCGCCTAGGACATATG AAAATGAATGTGAAGACCCCAGCCAGGAGACTATTACCTTCCTCTATAAATTCATTAAGGGAGCTTGTCCTAAGAGCTATGGCTTTAATGCAGCAAGGCTTGCTAATCTTCCAGAGGAAGTTATTCAGAAGGGACATAGAAAAGCAAGAGAATTTGAGAAGATGA